Genomic window (Sulfurovum riftiae):
GGCAAGAGGAATCATGAATTATTTTGCGGGTATTATTAATTTTGATCAGACAATTGTTGAACAGAAAGATTTACTTAAAATGATGAACTCTGTAACAGTTTACAATGTAAAAGAATATAAAGTTATAACTGATAAAAGTGCAGGTTTTGTTATCTATTCCCATGGTAGACTACAAGATGGTCTGTCTGGATACTATAAATCCATGGTTGATGATATCTATGTTATTGCAGATGCGAGAATCTATAATGCAGATAAAGTTGCTGAGAAACTTGGCCTTGATGATGAAAAAATGAATGTTGCTGAGTTGATTTACAGATCTTATATGAAGTGGGGAGAGGAATGTCTTGATCATTTTGTCGGTGATTTTGCATTTTCATTATGGGATGGTGGGAATAAAACACTTTTTTGTGCGCGTGATCATATTGGCATAAGGCCGATTTTTTATTTCTATGACAAGAAACATTTTCTGTTTGCATCTGATTTGGATTCCATAATTTATACTAAAAACATGAAGATAAAACCAAATACAAAATCTTTTCAAAATTTTGTAAATGGTTGTACAATATCGGATAACGATACATTTTATGAAAATGTATTTCGTATACCGCCAGGTCATAAACTTATCATTAAAAATGATCATATAAGTGTAAAAAGATATTGGCATCCAGATAAAATTACATTGAATGAAACTATGACATTTGAGGAAGCAAGTGGGAAGCTAAGAAAACTTTTTATAAAGGCAGTTAAAGACAGAACTCCTTTGAATGCGAAAATAGGTTCAGAACTTAGCGGTGGACTTGATTCATCATCAGTTTTCTCTGTGATTAAAAAATATATGAAAGATGTAAACCTTTCATCTTTTTCTCTTCGGTTTGGAGAGTATGATTGTGATGAAGGTGAATTTATAAAGATGTTAATAGGGAAAAACAATGCACAACATTATGAAGCCAGAATAGATGAGCTAAACTATAAAGAAGAATATAATCTTTCGAAAATATATCAAATCAACCCTCACTGGCCTATTTTTTCTACTTACACCATGAGCATAGC
Coding sequences:
- a CDS encoding asparagine synthase-related protein; protein product: MNYFAGIINFDQTIVEQKDLLKMMNSVTVYNVKEYKVITDKSAGFVIYSHGRLQDGLSGYYKSMVDDIYVIADARIYNADKVAEKLGLDDEKMNVAELIYRSYMKWGEECLDHFVGDFAFSLWDGGNKTLFCARDHIGIRPIFYFYDKKHFLFASDLDSIIYTKNMKIKPNTKSFQNFVNGCTISDNDTFYENVFRIPPGHKLIIKNDHISVKRYWHPDKITLNETMTFEEASGKLRKLFIKAVKDRTPLNAKIGSELSGGLDSSSVFSVIKKYMKDVNLSSFSLRFGEYDCDEGEFIKMLIGKNNAQHYEARIDELNYKEEYNLSKIYQINPHWPIFSTYTMSIALIKEIANKGIEIGITGQGGDQLTVGNWGHFADMFLSLKWVQLFKNIMIYKDRKFTARKLFFNYVFSTKEKYLIKKIFFPWKKTNCIETINQYTS